One genomic region from Candidatus Methylomirabilota bacterium encodes:
- a CDS encoding proteasome ATPase: RHGDAAAAIGAMIAATADKMYSLSEENRFLEVTYANGDKEVLYFKDFSSGAMIESVVRRAKKMALKRHIAGGGKGLIADDLLAAVREEFKENEDLPNTTNPDDWAKIAGKKGERIVYVKPLMSEAKDKQRSVERIVNTGQYL, translated from the coding sequence CGGCACGGCGACGCGGCGGCGGCCATCGGCGCCATGATCGCGGCCACTGCGGACAAGATGTACAGCCTGAGCGAGGAGAACCGGTTCCTGGAGGTCACCTACGCCAACGGTGACAAGGAGGTCCTCTACTTCAAGGACTTCTCCTCCGGCGCCATGATCGAGTCGGTGGTGCGGCGGGCCAAGAAGATGGCCCTCAAGCGGCACATCGCCGGCGGAGGCAAGGGCCTCATCGCCGACGACCTGCTGGCCGCCGTGCGCGAGGAGTTCAAGGAGAACGAGGACCTGCCCAACACCACCAATCCCGACGACTGGGCCAAGATCGCCGGGAAGAAGGGCGAGCGGATCGTCTACGTCAAGCCCCTGATGAGCGAGGCCAAGGACAAGCAGCGCAGTGTCGAGCGCATCGTCAATACCGGCCAGTACCTGTAA
- the prcA gene encoding proteasome subunit alpha, giving the protein MPLPYYVSPEQMMKDKAEYARKGIARGRSIVALEYREGILLVAENPSSLLHKISEIYDRIAFAGVGKYNEFENLRIAGIRHADLKGYSYSRGDVTAKALANAYSQALGNIFTQDIKPFEVEVLVAEVGDDNGARNEIYHILYDGTIEDERNYAAMGGQADEIRRFLKENYKDGQDLGEALKLGVRALNVTQNKTLSERDLEIAVLDRTKTRRKFRRIPPEAVAQLLGTVR; this is encoded by the coding sequence ATGCCGCTGCCGTACTACGTCAGTCCCGAGCAGATGATGAAGGACAAGGCGGAGTACGCCCGCAAGGGCATCGCCCGTGGGCGCTCCATCGTGGCCCTGGAGTATCGCGAGGGCATCCTGCTGGTGGCCGAGAATCCGTCGAGCTTGTTGCACAAGATCTCGGAGATCTACGACCGCATCGCCTTCGCCGGGGTCGGCAAGTACAACGAGTTCGAGAACCTCCGCATCGCGGGAATCCGCCACGCCGATCTCAAGGGCTACTCCTACAGTCGCGGCGACGTCACCGCCAAGGCCCTGGCCAACGCGTATTCCCAGGCCCTGGGTAACATCTTCACCCAGGACATCAAGCCCTTCGAGGTGGAGGTGCTGGTGGCCGAGGTGGGCGACGACAACGGGGCGCGCAACGAGATCTACCACATCCTCTACGACGGCACCATCGAAGACGAGCGCAACTACGCGGCCATGGGCGGGCAAGCCGACGAGATCCGCCGCTTCCTCAAGGAAAACTACAAGGATGGCCAGGACCTCGGCGAAGCCTTGAAGCTCGGCGTGCGGGCCCTCAACGTGACCCAGAACAAGACACTGAGCGAGCGCGATCTGGAGATCGCCGTGCTCGATCGGACCAAGACGCGGCGGAAGTTCCGGCGCATCCCTCCCGAGGCGGTCGCGCAGCTCTTGGGCACGGTGCGCTAG
- the dop gene encoding depupylase/deamidase Dop — MAIPKVMGIETEYGITVRNQPDFNPILSSLLLINSYETYRSSRIRWDYEAESPLRDARGFEYMEEKDVPSKEESRLINLILSNGARFYVDHAHPEYSSPETTNPRDLVIWDRAGERVLNLARQRAEAVSPPEQRILIYKNNTDYKGNSYGTHENYLMDRRVPFARIVQHMMPFFVSRQIFTGAGKVGAENNAEPCEYQISQRADFLETEVGLETMHSRPIINTRDEPHADPEKYRRLHVIVGDANMSEPANYLKVGTMAIVLSMVEDDFIDRDLSIDGPVAAYRQVSRDLACREAIRLKDGRAITAIELQREFLEMAHRYYREHEPEPWVRDVLVRWEHTLDRLATDPTALGRELDWVIKRQLIENYTARHHLDWSDSRVQMLDLQYHDIRPGKGLYYKLEEGDAVDRIVTDDEISKAIYDPPKDTRAYFRGMCLQRYAEEIVSASWDSVIFDLKEGPLKKIFMLEPLRGTEAHVRQLLTESPTAGDLLRNISRPSSGV, encoded by the coding sequence ATGGCGATCCCAAAAGTGATGGGCATCGAGACCGAGTACGGGATCACGGTCAGGAATCAGCCGGACTTCAACCCGATCCTCAGCTCCCTGCTGCTGATCAACTCCTACGAGACGTACCGCTCGTCCCGGATTCGCTGGGACTACGAAGCCGAGAGTCCTCTGCGCGATGCCCGAGGATTCGAATACATGGAGGAGAAGGACGTCCCCTCCAAGGAAGAATCGCGCCTCATCAACCTGATCCTCTCCAACGGCGCCCGGTTCTACGTCGACCACGCGCATCCGGAGTACTCGAGCCCGGAGACCACCAATCCCCGGGATCTGGTCATCTGGGACCGGGCCGGCGAGCGGGTCCTGAACCTGGCTCGGCAGCGGGCCGAGGCGGTCTCCCCCCCGGAACAGCGGATCCTGATCTACAAGAACAACACCGACTACAAGGGCAATTCCTACGGGACCCACGAGAATTACCTGATGGACCGCCGGGTCCCCTTCGCCCGGATCGTCCAGCACATGATGCCGTTCTTCGTGAGCCGGCAGATCTTCACCGGGGCCGGCAAGGTCGGCGCCGAGAACAATGCCGAGCCCTGCGAGTACCAGATTTCCCAGCGGGCCGACTTCCTGGAGACCGAAGTGGGGCTGGAGACCATGCATTCCCGTCCCATCATCAACACCCGGGACGAGCCGCACGCGGACCCCGAGAAGTACCGCCGCCTGCACGTGATCGTGGGCGACGCCAACATGAGCGAGCCGGCAAACTACCTCAAGGTCGGCACCATGGCCATCGTGCTGAGCATGGTGGAGGACGACTTCATCGACCGCGACCTGTCCATCGACGGCCCGGTGGCCGCGTATCGGCAGGTCTCGCGGGACCTGGCCTGCCGGGAGGCGATCCGCCTCAAGGATGGCCGCGCCATCACCGCCATCGAGCTCCAGCGAGAGTTTCTCGAGATGGCGCACCGCTATTACCGCGAGCACGAACCGGAGCCCTGGGTGCGCGACGTGCTGGTCCGGTGGGAGCACACGTTGGACCGGCTGGCCACGGATCCTACCGCGCTGGGGCGCGAGCTGGATTGGGTCATCAAGCGTCAGCTCATCGAGAACTACACGGCCCGTCACCACCTCGACTGGTCGGACTCTCGGGTCCAGATGCTGGATCTCCAGTACCATGACATCCGTCCCGGCAAGGGTCTCTACTACAAGCTGGAAGAGGGTGACGCGGTCGACCGCATCGTCACCGACGACGAGATCTCCAAGGCCATCTACGACCCGCCCAAGGACACCCGGGCGTACTTCCGCGGGATGTGTCTGCAGCGCTACGCGGAGGAGATCGTGTCGGCGAGCTGGGACTCGGTCATCTTCGACCTCAAGGAAGGGCCCCTGAAGAAGATCTTCATGCTGGAGCCGCTGCGCGGCACCGAAGCCCACGTCCGCCAGCTGCTCACCGAATCGCCCACTGCCGGCGACCTGCTACGCAACATCTCCCGTCCCAGCTCAGGAGTATGA
- the prcB gene encoding proteasome subunit beta codes for MSEQRWFRAFNDYAGSSFVDLLRHASPHMLGSQGPAAERGAQASLDTAVPHGTTVLALRYRDGVVMSGDRQATSGFQVASRRIDKIFKCDEYSGIGIAGAAGPAMEMAKLFQTELEHYEKVEGDNLSLEGKANKLGQMIRMNLPAALQGLAVVPIFAGFDEKNGSGRLFKYDITGGRYEETNYDAQGSGAKDARDSLKKLWRRDMDREEALRVALEALLDAADDDVGTGGPDLIRGIFPTVKAITRSGFAEVSDAEVRRLCESILKDRAKAEQES; via the coding sequence ATGAGCGAGCAGCGTTGGTTCCGGGCGTTCAACGACTACGCGGGGTCCAGCTTCGTCGACCTGCTTCGCCACGCCTCGCCCCACATGCTGGGGAGTCAGGGCCCGGCCGCGGAGCGAGGGGCGCAGGCGTCCTTGGATACCGCGGTGCCCCACGGCACGACCGTCCTGGCCCTGCGGTACCGGGACGGGGTCGTCATGTCCGGCGATCGTCAGGCGACGTCGGGATTCCAGGTGGCCAGCCGCCGCATCGACAAAATCTTCAAGTGCGACGAGTACTCGGGCATCGGCATCGCCGGCGCGGCCGGCCCGGCCATGGAGATGGCCAAGCTGTTCCAAACCGAGCTCGAGCACTACGAGAAGGTGGAGGGCGACAACCTCTCTCTGGAGGGCAAGGCCAACAAGCTGGGCCAGATGATCCGGATGAACCTCCCGGCCGCCCTGCAGGGGCTGGCCGTCGTTCCCATCTTCGCCGGGTTCGACGAGAAGAACGGTTCGGGGCGCCTGTTCAAGTACGACATCACCGGAGGACGCTACGAGGAGACGAACTACGACGCCCAGGGCTCGGGCGCCAAGGATGCCCGCGACTCGCTGAAGAAGCTCTGGCGCAGGGACATGGATCGCGAGGAGGCCCTGCGCGTGGCCCTGGAGGCTCTCCTGGACGCGGCCGACGACGACGTGGGCACGGGGGGCCCCGATCTCATCCGCGGCATCTTCCCGACCGTGAAAGCCATCACCCGTTCGGGCTTCGCCGAGGTGAGTGACGCGGAAGTGCGCCGCCTCTGCGAAAGCATCCTGAAGGACCGGGCCAAAGCCGAGCAGGAGAGCTGA
- the pafA gene encoding Pup--protein ligase: protein MKRRIFGLENEYGLTCTLNGQRRLSPDNVARYLFEKVIPGARNANVFLENGARLYLDTGFHPEYATPECDDVAELVIHDKAGERIVEDLLHQAEKRLREDGISGNILLFKNNTDSAGNSYGCHENYLVSRDVSFQRLAEALIPFFVTRQIFAGAGKVLQTPRGFHYCLSQRAQHICQEISGATTSSRSIINTRDEPHADAERYRRLHVIVGDSNMSEVATYLKVGTTALVLDMIEDGFFDRDYSLQSPVQAIRDISHDPTLKETVKLKDGRSISALQLQLEYLEYATRYVASIDADDVSKDVLARWTDVLAKLETDPVQLDRELDWVIKRQWIESYMSRHRLSWRDPKISLMDLQYHDIRPDRGVYYKLAGRDMVDRITDDETIEQAKHMPPQTTRARLRGEFIRQANLKGKDYRVDWVYLKLNDPERETILCKDPFQSHDERVARLIRSF, encoded by the coding sequence ATGAAGCGGCGGATCTTCGGCCTCGAGAACGAGTACGGTCTCACCTGCACGCTGAACGGTCAGCGCCGCCTCAGCCCGGACAACGTCGCCCGCTATCTCTTCGAGAAGGTCATCCCCGGCGCCCGCAATGCCAATGTCTTTCTCGAGAACGGGGCCCGTCTGTATCTCGACACCGGCTTCCATCCCGAGTACGCCACGCCCGAGTGCGACGACGTGGCCGAGCTGGTGATCCACGACAAGGCCGGGGAGCGGATCGTCGAGGACCTGCTCCATCAGGCGGAAAAGCGCCTGCGCGAGGATGGGATCTCCGGCAATATTTTGTTATTCAAGAACAATACGGACTCGGCCGGGAACTCGTACGGGTGCCACGAGAACTACCTGGTCAGCCGGGACGTCTCGTTCCAGCGGCTGGCCGAGGCCTTGATCCCCTTCTTCGTGACCCGACAGATCTTCGCGGGAGCCGGCAAGGTGCTGCAAACCCCCCGGGGCTTCCACTACTGCCTGTCCCAGCGGGCCCAGCACATCTGCCAGGAGATCTCCGGCGCCACCACTTCCTCGCGCTCCATCATCAACACGCGCGACGAGCCGCATGCCGACGCCGAGCGCTACCGCCGGCTGCACGTCATCGTCGGTGACTCCAACATGTCGGAAGTCGCCACGTACCTCAAAGTAGGGACGACCGCCCTCGTCCTCGACATGATCGAAGACGGCTTCTTCGACCGGGATTACTCCCTGCAGTCGCCGGTCCAGGCCATCCGGGACATCTCTCACGACCCGACCCTGAAGGAGACCGTCAAGCTGAAGGACGGGCGCTCCATCTCAGCGCTGCAGCTGCAGCTGGAGTACCTGGAGTACGCCACCCGCTACGTCGCCTCCATCGATGCCGACGACGTGTCCAAAGACGTGCTGGCCCGGTGGACGGACGTGCTGGCGAAGCTGGAGACCGATCCCGTGCAGCTCGACCGAGAGCTGGACTGGGTCATCAAGCGCCAGTGGATCGAGAGCTACATGAGCCGGCACCGGCTGTCCTGGCGTGACCCCAAGATCTCCCTGATGGATCTGCAGTACCACGACATCCGCCCGGATCGGGGGGTCTACTACAAGCTGGCGGGCCGGGACATGGTGGACCGGATCACCGACGACGAGACGATCGAACAGGCCAAGCACATGCCGCCCCAGACCACGCGGGCCCGTCTCCGGGGTGAGTTCATCCGGCAGGCGAACCTCAAGGGCAAGGACTACCGGGTGGACTGGGTCTACCTCAAGCTCAACGACCCGGAGCGCGAGACCATCCTCTGCAAGGACCCGTTCCAGTCGCACGACGAGCGGGTCGCCCGCCTGATCCGCTCCTTCTAG